One Bacteroidota bacterium DNA window includes the following coding sequences:
- a CDS encoding site-specific DNA-methyltransferase: protein MNEPATTYRKEFFRHKNIILFQGDVLNDNLFDKEFIDLIVTSPPYNVDIKYNSHKDDLTYEDYLEFSKQWISNCYKWSKPQARFLLNCPLDKNKGGQQSVGADLTVIAKNIGWKYHSTIIWNEGNISRRTAWGSWLSASAPYVIAPVELIIIFYKDSWKKTSGSKISDISKKDFMDWTNGIWTFNGESGKRIGHPAPFPRELPHRCIKLFSFVKDVVFDPFTGSGTTLIEAETNNRIGIGLEIDNNYCELAKNRIENEVNSLTIKGKTK, encoded by the coding sequence TTGAACGAACCTGCCACCACTTATAGAAAAGAATTTTTCAGGCATAAGAATATTATTTTGTTTCAAGGCGATGTTTTGAATGATAATTTATTTGATAAAGAATTTATTGATTTGATTGTCACTTCGCCACCTTATAATGTCGATATAAAATACAATTCACACAAAGACGATTTAACTTACGAAGATTATTTGGAGTTTTCTAAACAGTGGATTTCTAACTGCTACAAATGGAGTAAACCACAAGCGAGATTTTTGTTAAATTGTCCGTTAGATAAAAATAAGGGTGGACAGCAAAGTGTTGGTGCAGACCTTACTGTCATTGCAAAAAATATTGGATGGAAATATCACTCAACAATAATTTGGAATGAAGGAAATATTTCGAGACGAACTGCTTGGGGTTCTTGGCTTTCAGCGTCCGCACCTTATGTAATTGCACCAGTAGAATTAATTATTATTTTTTATAAAGACAGTTGGAAAAAAACTTCTGGCTCAAAGATATCCGATATTTCAAAAAAAGATTTTATGGACTGGACTAATGGTATTTGGACTTTTAATGGAGAAAGTGGAAAAAGAATTGGACACCCTGCTCCATTCCCAAGAGAATTACCTCATCGTTGTATTAAATTGTTTAGTTTTGTAAAAGATGTTGTGTTTGACCCCTTTACTGGCAGTGGAACAACTTTGATTGAAGCTGAAACTAATAATAGAATTGGAATTGGATTAGAAATAGATAATAATTATTGTGAATTAGCAAAAAATAGAATCGAAAATGAAGTTAATTCTTTAACTATAAAAGGAAAAACTAAATGA
- a CDS encoding aldehyde dehydrogenase family protein — MAAEYPFIIGSDRRTSKIVKDIINPYTNELVAKVHYAEEVDVEEAIQVVQQVFRVTKVLPAYRRAEILENVSRILSNRKTELANLMTAESGKPITYSLAELDRAVFTFKYASEEAKRISGESIPLDLAAHSEKRFGIVRRFPIGPILAITPFNFSLNLVAHKVAPAIAAGNSIVLKPAPQAPLLAIILAEIVLEAGAPAGMLNVLPCSNELAEKMVRDERFKLITFTGSAKVGWFLKSIAGKKKVVLELGGNAGVIVDKSANIQSIVKRIALGAFGQAGQSCIKVQRIYVNEEIADEFIEKFLLSTKETWFGDPTKPETVAGPLIDNSAANRVEDWINEAVASGAKILTGGNRNGLVIEPTVIVGVKPDMKVVCEEIFGPVVTLHTFKLFEDAVFEINNSKYGLQAGVFSNDFKNIMFAFENLEVGAVVVNDFPTYRIDHMPYGGVKGSGIGREGLKYAIEEMTESKLLVLNLT, encoded by the coding sequence ATGGCAGCAGAATATCCATTCATAATTGGTTCAGATAGAAGAACTTCAAAAATTGTAAAGGATATTATCAATCCGTACACAAACGAACTTGTTGCCAAAGTTCATTATGCCGAAGAAGTGGATGTTGAAGAAGCTATTCAGGTTGTTCAGCAGGTTTTTCGAGTTACAAAAGTATTGCCTGCATATCGTCGTGCTGAAATTTTAGAAAACGTTTCCAGGATTTTAAGTAACCGCAAAACGGAATTAGCCAATTTGATGACGGCTGAAAGCGGCAAACCTATTACATATTCGCTGGCTGAACTTGACCGCGCAGTTTTTACATTCAAGTATGCCTCTGAAGAAGCAAAAAGAATTTCAGGTGAATCAATTCCGCTCGACCTTGCAGCTCATTCTGAAAAACGATTTGGAATTGTGCGGCGGTTTCCGATCGGACCGATACTTGCGATAACACCATTCAACTTTTCGTTAAATTTAGTTGCACACAAAGTTGCTCCTGCAATTGCTGCCGGAAACTCGATAGTTTTAAAACCGGCGCCCCAAGCACCGTTACTCGCAATAATTCTCGCTGAAATTGTGCTTGAAGCCGGCGCACCTGCAGGAATGCTGAACGTCCTTCCTTGTTCAAATGAATTAGCCGAGAAAATGGTTAGAGACGAACGCTTTAAGTTAATTACTTTTACAGGCAGCGCCAAAGTCGGTTGGTTTTTAAAATCTATCGCAGGTAAGAAAAAAGTTGTTCTTGAACTTGGCGGCAATGCCGGCGTGATCGTAGATAAATCGGCTAATATACAATCAATCGTTAAACGGATTGCTTTAGGTGCATTCGGACAAGCAGGACAAAGTTGTATAAAGGTTCAGCGGATTTATGTGAATGAAGAAATTGCAGACGAGTTTATAGAAAAATTTTTATTATCTACAAAAGAAACATGGTTTGGAGATCCTACAAAACCTGAAACTGTTGCCGGACCTTTGATTGATAATTCGGCTGCGAATAGAGTTGAAGATTGGATTAACGAAGCCGTCGCATCGGGTGCAAAAATACTAACAGGTGGTAATCGGAACGGATTAGTTATCGAACCGACGGTTATCGTTGGTGTGAAACCGGATATGAAAGTAGTTTGTGAAGAAATATTCGGACCGGTTGTAACACTTCATACGTTCAAATTATTTGAAGACGCCGTTTTTGAAATCAACAACTCAAAATACGGTTTGCAAGCCGGTGTTTTTTCAAACGATTTTAAAAATATTATGTTTGCTTTTGAAAATTTAGAAGTTGGAGCGGTTGTAGTAAACGACTTCCCGACATATCGCATAGACCACATGCCCTACGGCGGCGTAAAAGGTTCAGGTATCGGCAGGGAAGGGCTGAAATATGCCATCGAAGAGATGACTGAATCTAAGCTTTTAGTCCTGAATCTCACTTAA
- a CDS encoding type II toxin-antitoxin system Phd/YefM family antitoxin, protein MSTITLPVTEAKQRFTELVKGAEESFDRYLVTKNGKDAAVILSAEEYENLLETLDILANKKEVRAIAEGSAQVKRGETLSLSKYLASKKKTHKGNNKF, encoded by the coding sequence ATGAGTACAATAACATTACCAGTAACTGAAGCAAAACAACGATTTACCGAGCTTGTTAAAGGCGCCGAAGAATCGTTCGACCGTTATCTAGTTACGAAAAATGGCAAGGATGCCGCTGTGATACTAAGTGCTGAAGAATATGAAAACTTGCTGGAGACGCTTGATATATTAGCTAATAAAAAAGAAGTTCGCGCTATCGCGGAAGGTTCAGCGCAAGTAAAGCGTGGAGAAACTTTGTCGCTAAGTAAATACTTGGCAAGTAAGAAAAAAACACATAAAGGGAACAACAAATTTTGA
- a CDS encoding valine--tRNA ligase has translation MAQLSKTYSPKEAEEKWYPYWEKHNLFHAKANPDKKPYTIVIPPPNITGILTMGHVLNNTIQDVFVRWKRMQGYETLWMPGTDHAGIATQNVVEKSLLKEGKTRHDLGRDKFVELVWKWKEQYGRTIIKQLKKLGTSCDWERERFTMDEGLSEAVQEVFIRLYNKGLIYRGKYIINWCPKDHTAISDDEVNHIEQNGHLWFIKYPIVNSTDFAIVATTRPETMLGDTAVAVNPNDERYKHLIGKNVSLPLTDRVIPIIADDFVDPQFGTGMVKVTPAHDPNDYWIGQRHNLEQINIFDISANLNENTPIKYQKKDRFDVRREVVKDLESLGLLLKIEPHTNAVGRCYRCDTIIEPYLSDQWFVKMKPLAEPALKVVLDGTIKFHPDRWVKVYKHWMINIRDWCISRQLWWGHRIPVWYCVGDVECKLECKQPIASKTKPEKCPHCGSTNLKQDEDVLDTWASSWLWPLSTLGWPKDNEDLRYFYATDTLVTGPDIIFFWVARMIMAGMEFAKDVLLPDGSPRKEDKYIVPFHDVYFTSIIRDAQGRKMSKSLGNSPDPLDVIAEYGADALRFTVLYLAPLGQDVLYSNEKCELGRNFANKIWNAGRFLQMNASQISDFGFRISDIFDKTQLDLADRWILSRLNSTVLELNKDLDNFYINDATKILYDFIWHDYCNWYVEMIKTRLYGTEPDDVKKAVLSRAIFIYEQALKLLHPFMPFLSEEIWQNLAERKDGESIMISPFPTVDEKWIDKETEADGLFMQNVVNAVRTVRGELDVPPSKEINIIMNFHDTEKEKHLQKYESYLKRLTRTKEVSLLKDSQKPKHSASAVVDNVEIFIPLEGLINLEAECERIQREIDRVRGLYNSTENKLANESFVSKAPKEVVEHERNKLESFKTTLQKLEKNLESIS, from the coding sequence ATGGCACAACTATCAAAAACATATTCTCCAAAAGAAGCCGAAGAAAAATGGTATCCTTACTGGGAAAAGCATAATTTATTTCACGCAAAAGCAAATCCTGATAAAAAGCCGTACACAATTGTAATCCCGCCACCGAACATCACTGGCATTTTAACTATGGGACACGTTTTGAATAACACAATTCAAGATGTGTTTGTACGTTGGAAACGAATGCAGGGTTACGAAACTCTGTGGATGCCGGGAACCGACCACGCAGGTATCGCAACACAAAACGTTGTAGAAAAATCTTTGTTGAAGGAAGGTAAAACCCGACACGATTTAGGGAGAGATAAATTTGTAGAGCTTGTGTGGAAGTGGAAAGAACAATACGGCAGAACGATCATTAAACAGTTGAAAAAATTAGGCACTTCGTGCGATTGGGAACGTGAGCGCTTTACTATGGATGAAGGACTTTCCGAAGCTGTTCAGGAAGTTTTCATCCGGCTTTACAACAAAGGTTTAATCTACAGGGGAAAATACATAATCAACTGGTGCCCGAAAGACCACACAGCAATCAGCGACGACGAGGTAAACCACATCGAACAAAACGGACATTTGTGGTTTATAAAATATCCGATTGTTAATTCAACTGATTTTGCAATTGTTGCAACAACACGTCCTGAAACTATGTTGGGCGATACCGCAGTTGCAGTAAATCCGAACGACGAGAGGTACAAACATTTAATTGGAAAAAATGTTTCGCTACCATTGACCGACAGAGTAATTCCGATAATTGCAGACGATTTTGTCGATCCGCAGTTTGGAACCGGAATGGTAAAAGTAACTCCCGCCCACGACCCCAACGATTATTGGATCGGTCAGCGGCACAATTTAGAGCAGATAAACATTTTCGATATCTCTGCAAACCTGAATGAGAATACACCGATTAAATATCAGAAGAAAGATCGTTTTGATGTACGCCGTGAAGTCGTAAAAGATTTAGAATCGCTTGGACTCTTACTTAAGATTGAACCACATACAAATGCAGTCGGTAGATGTTACCGCTGCGACACAATCATTGAGCCATATCTTTCCGACCAGTGGTTTGTAAAAATGAAACCGCTTGCCGAACCGGCACTCAAGGTCGTTTTAGACGGAACTATTAAATTCCATCCCGACCGATGGGTAAAAGTTTACAAACACTGGATGATAAACATACGCGATTGGTGCATATCGCGCCAACTTTGGTGGGGACACCGTATTCCTGTTTGGTACTGCGTAGGCGATGTAGAATGTAAGCTCGAATGCAAACAACCAATTGCTTCGAAAACAAAACCTGAAAAGTGTCCGCATTGTGGTTCCACAAATCTTAAACAGGACGAGGATGTGCTTGACACTTGGGCTTCATCGTGGCTTTGGCCCCTCTCAACCTTGGGTTGGCCTAAAGATAATGAAGACCTGCGATATTTTTATGCAACGGATACACTCGTTACCGGACCCGACATAATTTTCTTCTGGGTTGCTCGTATGATAATGGCAGGAATGGAATTTGCGAAAGACGTTCTGCTTCCAGACGGTTCACCGCGAAAAGAAGATAAATATATCGTTCCATTCCACGATGTTTATTTCACGAGTATAATACGCGATGCGCAAGGCAGAAAGATGAGCAAGTCGCTTGGCAACTCCCCCGACCCGCTTGATGTTATAGCTGAGTACGGAGCCGACGCACTGCGATTTACGGTTCTCTATCTCGCACCACTGGGACAGGATGTTTTATATTCAAATGAGAAATGCGAGCTTGGAAGAAACTTTGCCAACAAGATTTGGAATGCCGGACGGTTTCTGCAAATGAACGCAAGCCAAATTTCGGATTTCGGATTTCGGATTTCGGATATTTTTGATAAAACTCAACTTGACCTTGCAGACAGATGGATACTATCTCGTTTGAATTCGACTGTCCTCGAATTAAATAAAGATCTAGATAATTTTTACATTAACGATGCAACCAAGATTCTGTATGACTTCATCTGGCACGACTACTGCAACTGGTACGTTGAGATGATTAAAACACGTTTGTATGGTACAGAACCTGATGATGTTAAGAAAGCAGTTCTTAGCCGTGCGATTTTCATTTATGAACAGGCATTGAAGCTTTTACATCCTTTTATGCCATTTCTTTCCGAAGAAATCTGGCAGAACCTCGCAGAACGAAAAGATGGTGAGAGCATAATGATATCACCATTCCCGACTGTCGATGAGAAATGGATTGACAAGGAAACAGAAGCTGACGGATTGTTTATGCAGAATGTCGTGAATGCAGTTCGTACAGTGCGCGGCGAACTTGACGTGCCACCATCGAAGGAAATAAATATTATAATGAATTTCCACGACACCGAGAAAGAAAAGCACTTGCAAAAATACGAAAGCTACCTGAAGCGATTAACAAGAACAAAAGAAGTCTCACTTCTAAAAGACTCACAGAAACCAAAACACTCTGCCAGCGCTGTTGTTGATAATGTTGAAATTTTTATACCTTTAGAAGGATTGATTAACTTAGAAGCCGAATGTGAGCGGATACAGAGAGAAATAGACCGCGTTCGTGGACTTTATAATAGCACTGAAAATAAACTTGCCAACGAAAGCTTTGTGTCCAAAGCCCCCAAAGAAGTTGTCGAGCACGAGCGGAATAAATTAGAAAGCTTTAAGACTACGCTGCAAAAGCTTGAGAAGAATTTGGAGAGTATAAGCTGA
- the dnaE gene encoding DNA polymerase III subunit alpha: protein MSQFIHLHNHSHYSLLDGAATIDSLIKATVKNKMPAVALTDHGVMFGAVEFFLKARTAEIKPILGCEFYIVPKGTRFEKEIDKKKKDQGKGRGIYQHLVLLAKNIEGYRNLMKLTSYGHLEGFYYKPRIDLDLLRKYSRGLIALSACPAGVVADDILEGKYEEAKKSALIYKEIFRDDFYLEIQDHGLEKEKPILQKMPQLAKELNIKLVATNDIHYIKPEHAIAHNVLLLIPEASSGSSSDYTKLKYNTDQLYFKSAKEMCELFKDYPEAINSTLEINEKIENFDIRAAEPYLPKFPIPKEAGVDNYDEYLEKIVQQKINDCYPVVTPEIEARIKHELSVIKKMKYSNYFLVVRDFINAAKEMGISVGPGRGSAAGSVVSYVLGIIDVDPFKYDLLFERFLNPDRVSMPDIDIDFNDDKRDLVIQYVRDKYGENSVAQIITFGTLSSRAVLKDVGRVLGVELSVIDSITKLIPSEQGKVFELEKALNTVPELKSVRDSKDPKIKELIEISRVLEGMNRNASMHASGVVIAPGDITDYVPLYATPQTKPMTQFYMNDLETVGLLKMDFLGLRTLKVIENALKLIKINHGVDININKIPEDDQKVYEIFQKGNTTGIFQFESSGMRESLIKLKPTTINELVAMNALYRPGPMEMIDEFISCKKGTKKIQYLHPKLEPVLKETFGVIVYQEQVMRITSEIAGFSLAKADIMRRAMGKKDEALMAQQKDEFVSGAVSRGIQKKLAEEIFDMIQKFAKYGFNKSHSVVYAVLAHQTAYLKVYYPAEFMTSAMSAEIGNTDYLVELIDEANRLGLKVLPPDVNESEVDFSITKKGIRFGLSAIKNVGVAAVENIIKARKDKKFSSLFELCARVDLKSLNKKTLEGLTMGGALDSVGGHRAEIIASIERAIQFGQKKNAEDSLGQSNLFGGGKVKEETSEYPPLVATEPWSQHDLLANEKKVLGFYISGHPLKKYELDIKAFSTVRFNSQEGIKNGTLVKACGIVTEIKKKIDRNGKTMAFVALEDFSGKGEVVVFARTYEKYSNVLTQDAMLMIIGKSDTAGEKLKIIADEFIPIEQIRDRFAKKVIIKIDGSAADVDTIGKLKKILENNKGRCLPVVEVIGIEENKTQLFQLDGKYRVNPSDQLIEKLKKLLGNESVSLQ from the coding sequence ATGAGTCAATTTATACATCTTCATAATCATTCACATTACAGTTTGCTGGATGGCGCAGCAACAATCGATTCGCTTATCAAGGCGACGGTTAAAAATAAAATGCCGGCGGTTGCACTAACCGATCACGGCGTTATGTTCGGGGCGGTCGAGTTTTTTCTTAAAGCACGAACGGCTGAAATCAAACCGATACTCGGTTGCGAGTTCTACATCGTTCCAAAGGGGACTCGCTTCGAAAAGGAAATCGATAAAAAAAAGAAAGACCAGGGTAAGGGGCGCGGTATATATCAACATCTTGTTCTTCTTGCAAAAAATATTGAAGGTTACCGCAACCTGATGAAACTCACCTCCTATGGGCACCTGGAGGGATTCTATTACAAACCACGAATCGACCTTGACCTATTAAGAAAATACTCGCGCGGGCTAATCGCTCTTTCTGCCTGCCCTGCCGGTGTTGTGGCTGATGATATTCTTGAAGGAAAATATGAAGAGGCAAAAAAATCAGCCTTAATATACAAAGAAATTTTTCGGGATGATTTTTATCTTGAAATTCAGGATCACGGTTTAGAAAAGGAGAAACCGATTCTCCAAAAAATGCCGCAGTTAGCAAAAGAGCTGAACATAAAATTGGTTGCAACGAACGATATCCACTACATTAAACCTGAACATGCGATCGCTCACAACGTTCTTCTGCTGATACCCGAAGCATCATCGGGAAGCAGTAGCGATTACACAAAATTAAAATACAATACCGACCAACTTTATTTTAAGTCGGCGAAAGAAATGTGTGAACTTTTCAAAGATTATCCTGAAGCAATCAATTCTACTTTGGAAATAAACGAAAAGATAGAAAACTTCGATATTCGTGCAGCCGAACCCTATTTACCAAAATTTCCGATTCCTAAAGAAGCCGGCGTGGATAATTATGATGAATATCTTGAAAAGATTGTCCAGCAAAAAATAAACGATTGTTATCCTGTTGTAACTCCCGAAATTGAAGCACGCATAAAGCACGAGTTGTCTGTTATCAAAAAGATGAAGTATTCGAATTACTTTTTGGTTGTGCGTGATTTTATTAATGCAGCAAAGGAGATGGGGATTTCAGTCGGTCCGGGAAGAGGCAGCGCTGCGGGAAGTGTAGTGTCGTATGTTTTAGGCATTATTGATGTCGATCCGTTTAAATACGATCTACTCTTCGAGCGGTTTTTAAATCCCGACCGCGTAAGTATGCCTGATATTGACATCGATTTTAATGACGACAAGCGCGATTTGGTTATTCAATACGTTCGTGATAAATACGGCGAAAACTCGGTAGCTCAAATTATCACATTCGGAACTCTCTCATCGCGCGCAGTTCTCAAAGACGTTGGCAGAGTATTAGGAGTTGAATTGAGCGTAATTGATTCGATAACTAAATTAATTCCTTCTGAACAGGGAAAAGTTTTTGAGTTAGAAAAAGCATTGAATACAGTTCCTGAACTGAAATCGGTGAGGGATAGTAAAGATCCAAAGATAAAAGAACTGATAGAAATATCACGCGTTTTAGAAGGAATGAACCGCAACGCTTCAATGCACGCATCGGGAGTTGTGATTGCACCCGGTGATATTACCGACTACGTTCCGCTTTATGCTACACCGCAAACCAAACCGATGACTCAATTTTATATGAACGATTTGGAAACTGTCGGGTTGTTAAAAATGGATTTTTTAGGTTTGCGGACGCTGAAGGTTATTGAAAACGCATTAAAGTTGATCAAAATAAATCACGGTGTTGATATCAACATCAACAAAATTCCTGAAGACGATCAAAAAGTTTATGAGATATTTCAGAAAGGTAACACGACAGGTATATTTCAATTTGAATCTTCGGGGATGCGGGAATCGCTCATTAAACTCAAACCCACAACAATCAACGAACTTGTTGCGATGAATGCTCTCTACCGTCCGGGTCCGATGGAAATGATTGACGAATTTATCAGTTGTAAAAAAGGAACTAAAAAGATTCAATACTTGCATCCTAAATTAGAACCTGTGTTGAAAGAAACTTTCGGGGTTATAGTTTATCAGGAGCAAGTTATGCGAATTACGAGCGAGATTGCCGGATTCTCCCTTGCCAAGGCGGATATTATGCGTCGCGCAATGGGAAAAAAAGATGAAGCCCTAATGGCGCAACAGAAAGATGAGTTTGTAAGTGGAGCCGTATCGCGTGGTATCCAAAAAAAGTTAGCTGAAGAAATATTCGATATGATTCAGAAGTTTGCTAAGTACGGCTTCAACAAGTCGCACAGCGTTGTTTATGCGGTTTTGGCTCATCAAACCGCGTATCTCAAAGTTTACTATCCGGCAGAATTTATGACTTCGGCGATGTCGGCTGAAATCGGTAATACAGATTATCTCGTGGAACTAATCGATGAGGCGAACCGGCTCGGTCTGAAAGTATTGCCCCCCGATGTAAACGAGAGTGAAGTCGATTTTTCGATCACGAAAAAAGGAATCAGGTTCGGTCTGAGTGCGATAAAGAATGTAGGAGTTGCGGCTGTAGAAAATATTATTAAAGCGCGGAAGGATAAGAAATTTTCTAGCTTGTTCGAGTTGTGTGCCCGTGTTGATTTAAAATCGCTCAACAAGAAAACCCTCGAAGGTTTAACTATGGGTGGTGCGTTAGATTCGGTTGGCGGGCATCGAGCCGAAATTATTGCAAGTATCGAACGGGCTATTCAGTTCGGACAGAAAAAAAACGCTGAGGATTCACTCGGTCAATCGAATTTGTTTGGCGGTGGGAAAGTTAAAGAAGAAACTTCAGAATATCCCCCATTGGTAGCGACTGAACCTTGGTCTCAGCACGACTTGCTGGCGAACGAGAAAAAGGTTTTAGGATTTTATATATCGGGACATCCGCTGAAAAAATATGAGTTGGATATCAAAGCGTTTTCAACCGTGAGGTTCAATTCGCAAGAGGGAATTAAAAACGGAACACTTGTAAAAGCGTGCGGTATCGTTACAGAAATTAAAAAGAAAATCGACCGAAACGGGAAAACGATGGCTTTTGTTGCTTTAGAAGATTTTTCCGGTAAAGGTGAAGTCGTGGTGTTTGCACGAACTTATGAAAAATATTCCAACGTACTTACTCAAGATGCAATGCTCATGATTATCGGGAAATCGGATACCGCGGGCGAAAAATTAAAAATCATTGCAGACGAGTTTATTCCGATTGAACAAATTCGCGACCGTTTTGCTAAAAAAGTAATTATCAAAATTGACGGCAGTGCAGCTGATGTTGATACAATCGGTAAATTAAAAAAAATTTTAGAAAATAATAAAGGCAGATGCTTGCCGGTTGTTGAGGTAATTGGCATCGAAGAAAATAAGACACAACTGTTTCAGTTGGATGGTAAATATCGAGTGAATCCATCCGACCAATTAATTGAGAAACTAAAAAAATTACTTGGTAACGAAAGTGTAAGTTTACAATAG
- a CDS encoding AbrB/MazE/SpoVT family DNA-binding domain-containing protein — protein sequence MKNSIIKATTGGRITIPVSIRKKLGIKAGSKFNVYEDEKLQRIILSPSIRGRVKKLAS from the coding sequence ATGAAAAATTCAATAATAAAAGCGACAACAGGCGGAAGGATAACAATACCTGTTTCGATTAGAAAGAAGCTTGGGATAAAGGCAGGATCTAAATTTAATGTTTACGAAGATGAGAAGTTACAAAGGATTATTTTGAGCCCATCGATTCGAGGTCGAGTTAAAAAACTAGCAAGTTGA
- a CDS encoding BsaWI family type II restriction enzyme, whose amino-acid sequence MIKSSMLDDSSAQSLRSTEGQRLENIVEYILNGLLNKHDIYLTHGTTDGLKKLIDDSNVVKQIIDYNKLPVKRPCDQKQLEDYPDTDLFVLVKQNNEWKVLGIINCKLSFHSRHTMVTFWGLAIRIGSNIKYVCVTEDKDQYHPIRPRSELGKSCKNSTSARRLLESFVDRIYVIKPYEDKSKELYSDIEKFKSQISRQICFDTPNYKYHTEYCASVRPFDDLVLDLLRWKEDRELNLVK is encoded by the coding sequence ATGATTAAATCGTCTATGTTAGATGATAGTTCAGCTCAAAGTTTGCGCTCTACAGAAGGACAGAGATTAGAGAATATTGTAGAATACATCTTAAATGGTTTGTTAAACAAGCACGATATTTATCTTACGCACGGCACGACTGACGGTTTAAAAAAATTGATTGATGATTCTAATGTTGTTAAGCAAATCATAGATTACAATAAACTGCCGGTGAAAAGACCTTGCGACCAAAAACAACTAGAAGATTATCCAGATACGGACTTATTTGTTCTAGTTAAACAAAATAACGAATGGAAAGTTTTAGGAATTATTAACTGCAAGCTCTCTTTTCATTCAAGACATACAATGGTTACATTTTGGGGATTAGCAATTAGAATAGGTTCAAACATTAAATATGTATGCGTTACAGAAGATAAAGACCAATATCATCCGATAAGACCACGAAGCGAATTAGGTAAATCTTGCAAGAATTCTACATCAGCAAGACGACTCTTAGAAAGTTTTGTCGATAGGATTTACGTCATTAAACCGTATGAAGATAAAAGTAAAGAATTATATTCAGACATTGAAAAATTTAAATCCCAAATTAGTAGACAAATTTGCTTTGACACTCCAAATTACAAATATCACACTGAATACTGTGCCAGTGTGCGTCCCTTTGATGATTTAGTACTTGACCTTTTGAGATGGAAAGAAGATAGAGAATTAAACCTTGTAAAATAA
- a CDS encoding type II toxin-antitoxin system RelE/ParE family toxin: MNIEFTKEAVKGLDALERSQPKYFNRIVSKIQSLVDDPHSGKRLVGPLKGKSSMRVGDYRIIYEIVKTTIYILTINHRREVYK; encoded by the coding sequence TTGAACATTGAGTTCACAAAAGAAGCCGTCAAAGGACTTGATGCTCTTGAGCGTTCACAACCGAAATATTTTAACCGTATAGTATCAAAGATTCAATCACTAGTGGATGACCCGCATTCAGGTAAGCGACTTGTTGGACCGTTAAAAGGAAAATCGTCCATGAGGGTTGGAGATTATCGTATAATTTATGAGATCGTAAAGACCACGATTTATATTTTGACGATAAATCATAGGAGAGAGGTATATAAGTGA
- the trxA gene encoding thioredoxin: MKPIEVTDSNFQTEVLNSDKPVLIDFWAAWCGPCKMIAPTIEEIAKEYDGKLKVCKLDVDSNPKTAMQYGIRSIPTLLIIKGGQVAEQLVGAVQKGKLVEKIATHL; the protein is encoded by the coding sequence ATGAAACCAATTGAAGTTACAGATTCAAATTTTCAAACCGAAGTTTTAAATTCAGATAAACCTGTATTGATAGATTTTTGGGCAGCTTGGTGTGGTCCGTGCAAAATGATTGCACCGACTATCGAAGAGATTGCAAAAGAATACGACGGCAAGCTGAAAGTATGCAAGTTAGATGTTGATTCAAACCCTAAAACAGCAATGCAATACGGAATACGTAGTATCCCCACGTTGTTGATAATAAAAGGAGGACAAGTTGCCGAGCAATTGGTGGGTGCAGTTCAGAAAGGAAAGTTAGTAGAAAAAATCGCTACGCATTTATAG